The Marivirga salinae DNA window ATTTTGAGAAAAGAAGTTTAATTGAGTTTACTTATTTCGTCAGAGTATAAAATAAGTCTAAACTTTCTTCAGCCTTTTCATTCACAAAATAATCTGCAACGGAGATTGATTTTACCAATGAATTATCAGCTTGATCCAGTTTGTTACGGTTAAGTCTGTTTAAAAACTCGTAAGGAATTCTTAGTAGTGGGGCTGGTAATCTGTATTGAAGATTTAAAATATCAAAACGGGTGATTTTCTTAACTGACTCTCGGTTTTTATCGTGATAATCCATCACCTTATCATTTCCTGCAATTCCATTGGCTTCTACTTTTGAGAAAATGGATTTACATAACTCCTCTAACTCAGGAGCAAAATATTCCCTAACATGCCAAGGATTTCGTGTCAAAGTCATTTTCTTATTTGGAGTAGAAATGATTGCTTTTCCACCTGGCTTTAATACTCTATGAATTTCCTTTAAGAAGGTCTTATCATCCTTGATATGCTCTATCACTTGAAAAGAAACCACGGTATCAAAAGAATTATCAGCTATATCCTTCAAAGGCGGAATATGCATAGAAATAAATTTTGCTTGAGGATATTCCTTTTGTAATTCCTCAGTCAAACTTTTATATTTATCTATGCCCGTATAATGATCTGCAGCATTCACTAAAATCTCTAAACCTCTTCCTGTTCCACAACCAATCTCCAATAATTCACCTTCAATTTGTGGTTGTGCATAAACATATGCTGCCAATAATCTTTGATGTATAGGATTGTCTGATGCAATAGAATCAGAAGTGATTTCTGTGGTTGAGACTTTGGACATAATATTTAGCTTAGCCGACTTTTAAAGCCTTTTTAATACTTTCAAAAAATGATGGTTGTGGTTTTTCCTCTTGATGCTCTGGGAAAATGGTATCGTGAAATTTAATGTCTTCCTGTTCTTTTTTGGTATAAAAAGTAGCAGAAAACATTTTTCTTTCCGCTTTATCGG harbors:
- a CDS encoding class I SAM-dependent methyltransferase yields the protein MSKVSTTEITSDSIASDNPIHQRLLAAYVYAQPQIEGELLEIGCGTGRGLEILVNAADHYTGIDKYKSLTEELQKEYPQAKFISMHIPPLKDIADNSFDTVVSFQVIEHIKDDKTFLKEIHRVLKPGGKAIISTPNKKMTLTRNPWHVREYFAPELEELCKSIFSKVEANGIAGNDKVMDYHDKNRESVKKITRFDILNLQYRLPAPLLRIPYEFLNRLNRNKLDQADNSLVKSISVADYFVNEKAEESLDLFYTLTK